A genomic segment from Stappia indica encodes:
- the rsfS gene encoding ribosome silencing factor — MTFETEAPASTAPRPAAAATQQRAGLLDSVLASLADSKAEDIVTIDITGKSPMADQVIVASGRSHRHVGAIADHLLRDLKDAGHGNAQIEGAPQCDWVLIDAGDVIVHVFRPEVRAFYNIEKLWSVDDVSAPVHYAG, encoded by the coding sequence ATGACCTTCGAAACCGAGGCGCCGGCTTCCACCGCCCCTCGTCCCGCAGCAGCCGCCACGCAGCAGCGTGCGGGCCTGCTCGATAGCGTCCTCGCCTCGCTGGCCGATTCCAAGGCCGAGGACATCGTCACCATCGACATCACCGGCAAGTCGCCGATGGCCGACCAGGTCATCGTCGCCTCGGGCCGTTCGCACCGGCATGTCGGCGCCATCGCCGATCACCTGCTGCGCGACCTGAAGGATGCCGGCCACGGCAATGCCCAGATCGAGGGCGCGCCCCAGTGCGACTGGGTGCTCATCGACGCGGGCGACGTGATCGTCCATGTGTTCCGCCCAGAGGTCCGCGCCTTCTACAATATCGAGAAGCTGTGGTCCGTGGACGACGTGAGCGCGCCGGTACACTACGCCGGCTGA
- a CDS encoding nicotinate-nucleotide adenylyltransferase, translating to MDPRLAIPHAEPGNRIGLFGGSFNPPHSGHRLVADIALARLGLDQLWWLVTPGNPLKDHSELAPLARRLDAVEAIARHPRMVVTALETQLGTAYSARTLARLTQLRPRLKFVWVMGADNLAGFHRWQDWRGIFARVPIAVVDRPGATLPALASPAAQSFAACRLDETDARLLPGMAPPAWTFLTGPRDASSSTRIRASAKAGR from the coding sequence ATGGACCCTCGGCTCGCCATTCCGCATGCCGAGCCGGGCAATCGCATCGGCCTGTTCGGCGGCTCGTTCAATCCGCCGCATTCCGGCCACCGGCTGGTCGCCGACATCGCGCTGGCGCGGCTCGGGCTCGACCAGCTGTGGTGGCTGGTGACGCCGGGCAACCCGCTGAAGGACCATTCGGAGCTGGCGCCGCTGGCCCGGCGGCTGGATGCGGTGGAGGCGATCGCCCGGCATCCGCGCATGGTGGTGACCGCGCTGGAGACGCAGCTCGGCACCGCCTATAGCGCGCGCACGCTGGCCCGGCTGACGCAGCTGCGCCCGCGGCTCAAGTTCGTCTGGGTGATGGGGGCGGACAATCTCGCCGGCTTCCACCGCTGGCAGGACTGGCGCGGCATCTTCGCCCGCGTGCCCATCGCCGTGGTCGACCGGCCGGGCGCGACGCTGCCCGCGCTCGCCTCGCCGGCGGCGCAGAGCTTTGCCGCCTGTCGCCTCGACGAGACGGATGCACGGCTGTTGCCGGGCATGGCGCCGCCGGCCTGGACATTCCTGACCGGGCCGCGCGATGCGTCTTCTTCCACCCGGATCCGTGCCAGTGCGAAAGCAGGGCGATAA
- the rlmH gene encoding 23S rRNA (pseudouridine(1915)-N(3))-methyltransferase RlmH, which translates to MRLHIACIGRMKAGPERELFERYGSRIDKAGRGVSLGPLSVTELPESRSPRAQDRKAEEARALLAALPAGAAIVCLDETGREMTSEAFAAELEKIRDAGTADLALAIGGPDGHGEPLLEAARIKLAFGRMTWPHQIVRALAAEQLYRAVTILSGHPYHRGA; encoded by the coding sequence ATGCGCCTTCACATCGCCTGCATCGGACGCATGAAGGCCGGCCCCGAGCGCGAGCTGTTCGAGCGCTACGGCTCGCGCATCGACAAGGCCGGACGGGGGGTCTCGCTCGGCCCGCTGTCAGTGACGGAGCTGCCCGAATCGCGCAGCCCCCGCGCCCAGGACCGCAAGGCGGAAGAGGCCCGCGCGCTGCTGGCCGCCCTGCCGGCGGGCGCGGCGATCGTCTGTCTCGACGAGACCGGGCGCGAGATGACAAGCGAAGCCTTCGCCGCCGAGCTGGAAAAGATCCGCGATGCGGGAACCGCCGACCTGGCGCTGGCCATCGGCGGCCCGGACGGCCACGGCGAGCCGCTGCTGGAGGCGGCGCGGATCAAGCTCGCCTTCGGCCGCATGACCTGGCCGCACCAGATCGTGCGGGCGCTCGCCGCCGAACAGCTCTACCGGGCCGTGACCATTCTTTCGGGCCACCCCTATCATCGGGGTGCATGA
- a CDS encoding glutamate-5-semialdehyde dehydrogenase produces MLERVAKTDIAGLMRQMGREARAASRRLATADAATKNAALAAMAEEVRAATAEILAANAQDIAAMTEGGQTAAYLDRGTLTEDRVEAIAAGIEAVAALDDPVGAVIAAWDRPNGLHIERVRTPLGVIGVIYESRPNVTADAGALCLKAGNAVILRGGSDTIRSNLAIHAALARGLARAGLPEAAIQVVPVTDRAAVGEMLAGLEGTVDVIVPRGGKSLVARVQQEARVPVFAHLEGLCHIFIDRSADPEMALKIAVNAKMRRTGICGAMETLLIDRAVADTLMVPICTALIEAGCEVRGDADVCAAVPQARAATEDDWRTEYLDAILAVRVVDGLEAAIEHIESYGSHHTDGIIAEDPQAVARFFAEVDSAILTHNASTQFADGGEFGMGAEIGIATGRMHARGPVGVEQLTSFKYRVHGTGQVRP; encoded by the coding sequence ATGCTTGAACGGGTGGCGAAGACCGACATCGCGGGACTGATGCGGCAGATGGGCCGCGAGGCCCGCGCGGCGTCGCGCCGGCTGGCAACGGCCGATGCGGCAACGAAGAACGCAGCCCTTGCGGCGATGGCCGAAGAGGTGCGCGCAGCCACCGCCGAGATCCTCGCCGCGAATGCGCAGGACATCGCCGCGATGACGGAAGGCGGCCAGACCGCCGCCTATCTCGACCGCGGCACGCTGACAGAGGACCGCGTCGAGGCGATTGCCGCCGGCATCGAGGCGGTGGCGGCGCTGGACGATCCGGTGGGTGCGGTGATCGCCGCCTGGGACCGGCCGAACGGGCTGCATATCGAGCGCGTGCGCACGCCGCTCGGCGTCATCGGCGTGATCTACGAGAGCCGGCCCAACGTGACGGCGGATGCCGGCGCGCTGTGCCTGAAGGCCGGCAATGCGGTGATCCTGCGCGGCGGCTCCGATACGATCCGCTCCAACCTCGCCATCCATGCCGCGCTGGCGCGCGGGCTCGCCCGTGCCGGCCTGCCGGAAGCGGCGATCCAGGTGGTGCCGGTGACCGACCGGGCCGCCGTTGGCGAGATGCTGGCCGGCCTGGAGGGCACCGTCGACGTGATCGTGCCGCGCGGCGGCAAGAGCCTCGTCGCCCGCGTGCAGCAGGAAGCGCGCGTGCCGGTGTTCGCGCATCTGGAAGGCCTCTGCCACATCTTCATCGACCGCAGCGCCGATCCCGAGATGGCGCTGAAGATCGCGGTCAACGCCAAGATGCGCCGCACCGGCATCTGCGGGGCGATGGAAACGCTGCTGATCGACCGGGCCGTGGCGGACACGCTCATGGTGCCGATCTGTACCGCGCTGATCGAGGCGGGCTGCGAGGTCCGGGGCGACGCGGACGTTTGCGCTGCCGTGCCGCAGGCGCGCGCGGCGACCGAGGACGACTGGCGCACCGAATATCTCGACGCGATCCTTGCCGTGCGCGTCGTCGACGGGCTGGAGGCGGCCATCGAGCATATCGAGAGTTACGGCTCGCATCACACCGACGGCATCATCGCCGAGGACCCGCAGGCGGTGGCGCGGTTCTTCGCCGAGGTGGATTCGGCGATCCTGACGCACAATGCCTCGACCCAGTTCGCCGATGGCGGCGAGTTCGGCATGGGCGCGGAGATCGGCATCGCCACCGGGCGCATGCATGCGCGCGGGCCGGTGGGCGTGGAGCAGCTGACGAGCTTCAAGTACCGGGTCCACGGCACCGGGCAGGTGCGCCCCTGA